In the genome of Natronincola ferrireducens, the window ACTGCGGAGTTGTCCTTCTTCCGGGTTTAGATGCCTACATAGGTGCTGATATTGTAGCAGGAGTTCTTTATCATGAATTTTCTAAAACAGAAGAGATTAATATGTTGATTGATATAGGCACCAATGGAGAAATGGTCATAGGCAATAAACATAGTATGCTAGCTACTGCCACTGCTGCTGGACCAGCTTTTGAAGGTGGAAATATAACCTGTGGTACCGGATGTATTATGGGAGCCATCACTTCTATTACATACAATGGACAAACCTTCAACTATGAAACAATGGGAAATAAGAAACCAGTAGGAATTTGTGGTTCCGGTATTATAGACATCATGGCCGAGGGTCTTCGGTATGGGTGGATCGATAGTACCGGAAGATTATCGGAGGCTTTTTCAAATGGAGAAGTGGTTTTCTACCAAAATAGTGGGGGAGATAGGATAAATTTTACCCAAAAGGATATAAGAGAGGTGCAATTGGCTAAATCGGCTTTAAGGTCAGGGATAGAATGCCTCATAAAACAGTATGACGTTGACTATGATGCTATTAAGCGTATCTATTTAGCTGGTGGATTTGGAAGCAATATTAATATAGAGGCTGCCATGAAGATAGGACTGCTACCAAGGGAATTTAAGGATAAAATAAAATTTGTAGGCAACACTTCCCTTGGAGGGGCAGTAAAATATCTACTAGATAGAAACTGTGGAAAGGATTTAGAGGCTATTATGAAGGCAGCAAAGCCCATCAACCTTTCCACAGACCCCCAATTTAATCATCTATTTATGGAGAATATGCTGTTTCAATAGGATTTACTAGCACCTTTTTTGTAGATGGACATAATATATTATCGAAAATAGAGATGTACGAAGGAGGTGCAAAGGAACTATGGAAGCAGTGTCAAAAAAAATTTCAAACTATAATCTCGACATGATTATGTTTCCTAGTGAAGAGCTAGGACAGTTTGATGAATTTATGACCCAATATGGAGAGTTATCAGAACCCTATGTTTATAGAGAAATTGCAGAAGTAAAAAGTAAGGTATCCAAGGAAGTACTGCAGCAACACATTAAAAATCTGGATGCACTATATCAAATGGATGGCTTTGTAACCGACAGCCATAGACAACGAATCCACATAGTGAGGAGCATATTAACAGAAGATATTCCATCAGAGAATAATCTTCATTTATCAAAGGATGTAGAAGGACAATTTCTATATGGTAGTAGTCTTCTTCTTTGGTTTTTAACCCTATTGGCAATATGGAGAAGACCCTATGGCTGGGGGTACTAACCCTTCAATACCGATAAATAAGGGAAAGAACTTTTATAGTTCTTTCCCTTATAAAATTATGGGTTACTATAAAACTCTATAATTGTTATGATGAATTTTACTGCTTTTTCCATAAAACCAATAGGTATGTACTCATATTTTAAGTGGAGGTAATGAACTTGTGTACTCAAAACATCTTTAATAGTAATTTGCATAGGTCTATTATTAGGAAATTTTAGGATTCAAAGATTATCTTTTAACCTATAAATATACAATATTAACATAATATTAACATCAATCAACAAATATTAATACAAACTTTATAACTATAGCATTAAACTACTATAGAGAGGAGGAGAATTGTTTGATTTATATAGGAGTTTTAATTGCTATAGTTCTTTTGTTTCTAGGCTATTATGCAATGGTTAAAGTCGACAAGTTTATAGAAAACAATGTTGAGCATTCCAATGGAGATCTTTGTGATAAATACAAAGATTGTAGAGGAATGGAAGAAAAATTGATATTAATTTATGGGAATAATGAGATAACCAATTTAGTAAAAGATTATTGTGATTTACAGAAGTATAAATATGAATCGATAATAGATATCAATTCTATTAATTCAGAGGTTGAATATAGATGTTTATTTACACTATCCTATCATGATACAGATAATTTAATGGTTAGCTCTGTTGGATTTAAGGTATATTCTATACCCAGTGTGATTGCATTATGTAACAATCAGAATTATTTAAAAATCTATAAGGAATTTAACTTTGCCAAGACGTTGTTATATACTTATGAGACAGACAAACTTTTTAATGCTATAAAGGAGTTGGTGGAAGATGCAGTCAAAGATAAAATCAAGATTTAATTTGACTTATGCAAAGCTAAGTGCCATAGGTTTTATAATAATAATAATAATTGGTGCAATATTATTGTCTCTGCCGATTTCCTCTAAGAGTGGTGAGGTTACGCCCTTTATCAATGCACTATTTACTGCTACATCTGCAACTACGGTTACTGGCCTAGTTGTTTATGATACCTATAGTCATTTCTCTCCATTTGGACAGAGTGTTATATTGGTACTTATTCAAATTGGTGGGTTAGGGTTTATGATCATTGCAACAATGTTTCTATTGGTACTAAGGAAAAAAATAGGAATCAGAGAGAGGAGTTTTCTGAAGGAATCTGTTAATACCATTCATATAGGTGGTGTTGTACGTTTAGCAAAGCATATATTGGTTGGGACAATTCTTTTAGAAGGTATTGGTACAATAATACTTTCTATTAAGTTTAGTTCTGAAATGGGTGTTAAGGCAGGAATATTTAACGGGGTATTTCATTCGGTATCAGCATTTAATAATGCAGGTTTCGATTTGATGGGGAGATATGAGGCCTATTCATCTCTAACCAAGTACAGTAGTGATACAGTAGTCAATATTACCATCATGACCTTAATTGTGATTGGTGGTATAGGATTTGTAGTATGGGAAGATATATACAAAAACAAGCATAGGTTCCAAAAGTATCAGTTACACTCCAAGATTGTTCTGTTTACAACGGCTTTGTTGATAATTTGTTCTGCTATTGCATTTTATGTACTGGAAAGGAATAATCTTTTAGCAGATACTGGAGTAAAAGAAACCATTTTATCATCATTCTTTCAAGCCATAACACCTAGAACAGCTGGATTTAATACGATGGATACAGCAAGTCTATCAGAGGGATCAAAACTTTTAACCATGATTCTTATGATTATTGGTGGTAGTTCTGGTTCAACAGCTGGAGGAATTAAAACAACAACCTTTATCATTACTATTCTTTCTGTGATCTCTTTAGTGAGACATTCTAATGATTTGAATATATTTGGACGTAGATTAGAAGATAACATATTAAAACGGGCATACAGTATTATTACAATTTATATAACAGGTGCTTTTATAGGGATGTTATTCATTAGCCTAATTCAACCTGAGTTGGCACTGAGTGATATCGCATTTGAGGTTCTATCAGCAACAGGAACAGTCGGAATGTCTACAGGTATAACACGGCAATTGAATGTATTATCAAGATTTATTGTTATTATCCTTATGTTTTGCGGCAGAATAGGAAGTCTTGCAGTTGTGATGGCAGTTGCTGAAAATAAAAATAATGTAATTGTAAAAAATCCTTTAGAAAAAATTGTTATTGGTTAATGATATATAGAAAGGAAAGTGTAATATGATAGTAAGAAAGAAATCTATATTAATAATAGGGGTAGGTAGATTTGGTAGATATTTAGCCCTTAAATTTGTAGAATTAGGTAATGAAGTGATGGTTGTAGATCAACGGGAGGAAAGAATAAGTGACTTAATATCTATGGTAACAAGTGCTCAGATTGGTGACTGTACCAATGTGGAAGTGCTCCGCTCCCTTGGTGTTTCAAATTTTGATATTTGCTTTGTGTGTATGGGGGCTAACTTCCAATCTTCGATTGAAATAACCTATCAATTAAAGGAGTTAGGTGCAGGCTACGTTATTGCAAAGACAAATAGAGAAATCCATGAAAAGTTTCTTTTACGCAATGGTGCCGATGAAGTTGTTTACCCAGAGAAAGAAAGTGCAAATAAGGCAGCCGTAAGGCTTAGTGCTGATAATGTATTTGACTATATTGAACTAACACCTGAGTATTGTATTTTTGAAATTCCTCCTTTAGATTCATGGATTGGTAAAACCATTGCTCAAGTAGCTGTTAGGGTGAAATACAAAATTAATATACTTGCTACTAAGAATAATGAAAGGGTATTTCCCCTGCCAGGTGCAGACCATGTATTTAAAAAAGAAGAGCATTTAATTGTTGCAGGAAATAGGGCAGATATAATGCAGTTATTAAAAAAATTCTAGTTTAAATACTATGCTATAATAAATTTAGGGGGTGATCTTATTAACCAGAAAAAACAAATTCACATCATCTATATTATAAAACTTGTCTTGGTTATAACGATTTCCACCATATTATCCCTATTTTTAGGTAACTTTGGTATAGGTAAAGAAAGCATCATTATGGTGTTTTTGGTAGGTGCTTTAGTAGTGACGGTAATAACAAAAGGATATTTTTATGGCATATTTGCATCCATAATTAGTGTGCTTATATTCAACTACTTTTTTACAGAGCCTATTCATACATTCATAACCTATGACACTAATGATGTGATATTAATGGTATCATTTCTAGGCGTATCTTTGATATCAGGAACGATGACGAAAAGGTTTCAAAAACAACTACTCATTGCTCAACAAAATGAACATACAGCAATACTTCTGTATAAGATAACGAAAGGTTTTTTAAATATTACTGGACAAAAGAATATTATTATACAAGGTATTGATTATATTTATCAAAACACCCATTATAACAGTAGAGTATTACTTTTAGAAACTGGTGAAACTTATACTGATGAGCACAGGAAATTCATAACTGACAAAATGACAACAATGAAAATTCCAATTCGAGGCTTGACTAAGAAGCTTGGTGTGATGGAGATAGCCTACTCTAAAGAAAATTTTTCATTTGAGCATGAACTTCTTATTAAGACGGTGGTGACTCAAATGGGACTGTCACTTGATAGAGAATTTATTTACAATGAGCGGGAAAACATTCGTATAGCCATGGAGAGAGAGAAGATGCACAGTAATTTACTTAGGGCGATATCCCATGATCTTAGGACACCATTAACAGGCATTGTTGGCGCCAGTGGGGTTATACTTGAAAATTTAGATCAATTGGATAAATGTAATATTGAAAAACTTGTTTCTGGTATTAATGAAGAAGCTATTTGGTTAAATAGTCTTGTAGAAAACATTCTAAATATGACTCGGATTAGTGAGGGTAAGCTTATAATACAAAAGAATTATGAGGTAGTTGATGATGTTGTCTATGAGGCTATTAGGCACATCAATAATCTAGCGAAAACAAGAAATATAGTTGTATCTGTGCCTGATGAAATCGTCACACTCTTAATTGACGGAAAGCTAATTGTTCAAGTTCTCATTAATTTATTAGATAATGCTATAAAGCATACCGAAGATAATTGTAGTATATTTGTGCATGTTTACACAGAAGGTGATATGGTAATCTTTGAAGTGGCAGATAATGGAGATGGTATTGATGAGAGCATTAGAAATTCATTATTTAATAGCTTTGTAACCATTTCTAGTAATATTATAGACGATAAAAGAGGAATAGGCCTTGGTTTAGCCATATGCAAAGCTATTGTAGAAGCCCATGGTGGTAGCATATCTGTTGGCAAAGCTGTGGAAGGCGGGGCATTATTTACATTTAAATTACCTCAAGCAGGAGGAGAATAATGGAAGAAAATTTAAAGATATTAATTATTGAAGATGATAAGTATATATTAAACTTCATATCTCTTTCTTTAAAAACAAGTGGGTATACATTTGAAATTGCAAAAAGTGGTATGGAGGGAATATCATTGTTTTATAGTCATCACCCGGATATAATTCTGCTTGATTTAGGCTTACCAGATATAGATGGTATTGATATTATTAAATCAATTCGTATGATTTCCCAAGTACCAATACTAGTTGTATCTGCAAGAGGACAAGAAAATGAAAAAATCGCAGCTTTAGATGCAGGGGCAGATGATTATATAACGAAGCCATTTCATATGGGAGAGTTAATGGCACGTATTCGTGTTGTGGAGCGTAAACTAAAAAAGACAAAACAACCTGAGAACATTGAAATATTTGAGATGGATTATTTAACAATTGACTATGAGAAGAGAATGGTTTTGGTTGATGATAATGAGGTTCATTTAACACCTATTGAATATAAATTATTATTACTTTTGGTAGCTAATAAAGGTAAAGTACTGACCCATAATTATATTCTAAAGGAAGTATGGGGATATGGTGAAACTGGAGATTCAAAGTCAATTCGTGTATTTATGGCTAATCTTAGACGGAAGATAGAGAAGGACACAGCTTCTCCCCGTTTTATTTTGACGGAAGTAGGGGTTGGGTATAGATTTGCAAATGAATAAAAAAACAAACGACGGAGATAATTTTGCACACTGCCATTATATGTAGGAATAATAATATTAGGTTTAATAATAGACTTTATTCCTAAAATTAAATTTTGTTGACATAGGTATTAATCTGTGATATATTTTTATAAACTAAATATCGGTATCTTTAATTCAGTCCCGAGAGGCTGACAAGGTCACAGCAAAAACATAGTATAATAATAAATTAATAAATATTAATTTATTTGAATAATTATACATAAAAAAAGAGATAAACTCCTTGTCAGGTAAAATACTGATAAGGAGTTTTTTAGTGGCATCAATTTTCAATTGTTAAAGATACTGAGGAAATATAACTTGATTCAGTGGGTGCTTTTCTGCCACTGAATTGTAGACCAGGTTACTTGAAGGATATAGTGCTTGGTTTCCCCCTATTGAAATGGTGGGCTGAAAGGAATACAAGGAAGAATAAATAATGCAGAATTTAGGAGGATGACTTATGACAAACAAATGCCAAGATCATGATTATGCATTACAGACGGTACCGCAGGAAGGCAAGAAGGGATTTTTATCGATGTTTGCCATCATGCTGGGATTCACTTTTTTCTCAGCCAGTATGTGGACGGGAGGAACCCTAGGAACATCCCTAAATATTAAAACATTTATAGGAGCAGTATTATTAGGAAACTTAATTTTAGGAATTTATACCAGTTCATTAGCTTACATAGCCTCTAAGACAGGACTATCAACCCATTTGTTAGCTAGATATTCCTTTGGAGAAAAGGGATCTTATCTTGTATCCTTTCTGTTAGGGATTACCCAGGTAGGGTGGTTTGGTGTAGGTGTTGCAATGTTTGCTCTGCCGGTAGAAAAGGTGACAGGTATCAATGTACATCTGCTGATTTTCTTAGCCGGAATCCTTATGACGGCAACAGCCTACTTTGGCATAAAGACCTTAATGATTTTAAGTATTATTGCTGTACCCTCTATTGCAAGCCTCGGAGGATACTCTGTATGGCAGGCTGTGGAATCTGTTGGGGGGATCAATGAACTATTAGCCATAGAGCCTAAAGAAGTTATGGGTTTGGCTACAGCCCTAACCCTATGTATAGGCTCCTTTATAAGTGGAGGAACCTTAACCCCAGACTTCACAAGATTTGCAAAAAATACTAAGGTAGGTGTTTTAACAACAGGAGTGGCTTTTTTTATGGGAAATTCCTTAATGTTTATTTTTGGAGCCATAGGTGCTGCTGTAACAGGTCAAGCAGATATATCGGAAGTCATGTTTATTCAAGGGTTAATCTTACCAGCTATTATTATATTAGGCTTCAATATTTGGACTACCAATGACAATGCTTTGTATGCTTCTGGTCTTGGGTTTTCAAACATAACAAAAATAGCAAAAAACAAAATTGTAATTGTCAATGGATTAATAGGTACTGCAGGGGCCATGTTTTTATATAACAACTTTGTAGGATGGCTTACCTTCTTAGGTTCCTTTATTCCATCCATTGGTGGAATTATAATTGCTGACTACTTCTTTGTTAACAGAGAGAAATATGATACCTTTGAAGAGGAAGGGTTTGAAACAGTAAATAAATATGCTATTGGAGCTTGGGTACTGGGGGTATTAGCGGCTAGATTTGTACCAGGAATACCTCCACTGAATGCAGTTGTTGTTTCTGCCCTAGGGTATATAGCCATTACCAAATTGACAAAAGCAAATACAGTGAAAGATACAAAGGTAGAAATCAATACTGCAACAGGAAACTAGGAGGAAGCTATGTTAATTAAAAATGCTAGACAACATAATGTAGAAGATGTGATAGATATTTTGATTCAAGATGGAAAAATTACAAAGATACATAACAACATAGAGATAGAGGGGGAGGAAGTAATTGATGCAAAGGGGGGACTGGTTTTACCTCCCTTTGTGGAGCCCCATATTCATTTGGACACTACTTTAACAGCAGGTGAGCCTAAATGGAATGAAAGCGGAACCTTGTTTGAAGGAATAGAACGTTGGGGAGAAAGGAAGGAGCAGCTGACTAGGGAGGATGTAAAAAGAAGAGCTAAAAAGGCACTAGAATGGCAGATTGCCAACGGCATTCAATATGTAAGAACCCACGTAGATGTGACGGACCCTCAGCTAACAGCCTTAAGGGCAATGGTAGAGGTTAGGGAGGAAATGAAGGAATATATTACTTTACAAATTGTTGCCTTTCCTCAAGAAGGCATACTTTCTTATCCCAATGGATTAGAGCTTTTGGAAGAAGCAATAAAGCTTGGAGCAGATGTGATAGGAGCTATACCTCACTTTGAATTTACTAGGGAATATGGTGTGGCATCTATAGAAAAGGTTTTTCAGCTAGCTGAAAAATACAACTGTCTTATCGATGTCCACTGTGATGAAATCGACGATGAACAATCTAGGTTCATCGAAGTAGTTGCTACTAAGGCCTATGAATATCAGATGGGAGAAAGGGTTACTGCCAGTCATACTACAGCTATGCACTCCTATAACAATGCCTACACCTATAAGCTCTTTAGGTTATTAAAACTTTCAGGAATAAACTTTGTAGCAAACCCATTAGTTAATATTCATCTCCAGGGGAGATTTGATACTTATCCTAAAAGGAGAGGAATTACTAGGGTTAAGGAATTACTTGAGGCAGGAATCAATGTAGGCTTTGGACATGACGATATATTTGATCCCTGGTATCCACTAGGTACAGGGAATATGCTACAGGTTCTTCATATGGGACTCCATCTATGTCAAATGATGGGATATAGTGAAATTAACAGGTCTATTGATATGATTACCACCAACAGTGCTAAGATTTTAAATATAATAGATGAATACGGTATTGAAGAGGGGAAACCAGGAAATCTTATTATTTTACCTGCAGAAAATGGTTATGATGCTATAAGAAGGCAAGTGTCTGTTCTATACTCCATCAGAGGAGGAAAAGTAATTGCACAAACAACTCCAAGTACAACAATTATAAAGCTTGGAGATAAGGAAAACATAATAGATTTTACAAAATGATGCAATATATAGACATTGTCTTCCACAACAGAGCTTATTTTCTAATGTTAAAGTAGAATAACAGTAACTATACTATATAATTTATTTTTAAAGGCTATGGAGATTCCAAGGCCTTTTTTCTTTTTAGTACTATGATAAAGGTAGATATTAATATAGTACAAAACCCAAAGGGTGCAAAGAGATCTGTCCTCTTAATTGGTGGCTAAGGATTTAGTTCTTCATATTAATAAACCGATGATTCCTTTGTTAAAAAAATGATGGTTTTAAAAATGTTAGAGGAATTTTAGAAAATGGGAAAAAATATAAAATGAAAATTTGATAGATTATGATATGCTTATTTATATATTTTTATTTTAACAATACATCTTGAAAAATATTTTGTGTAAAATTATTTTAAAAATTTCTATGAAATAAGTCCCATTTCATAGGGAAATAGTCCCGAAAAAATCGACTTTTTTCGTAATATATAGTGAGGAGGTGTTGTAGTGCCTAAACTTCTCAATTTCTTTAAAAAGAAAAGGACCATTGAGGAACGCGTAAAGAAAATACAGCAGGGGGATGGAGAAGAAAAAGAACGCTTAATAAAGGAATATATCCCATTTATTATGAAAACCCTTAGCAATCAATTAAATAGATATGTTGATATGGAAAATGACGATGTATTTAGTATTGGTTTAATGGCTTTTAATGAATCCATAGATAAATATGAAGAAGGAAAAGGAAATTTTTTAACCTTTGCATCTGTTGTTATAAAAAATAGAGTAATCGATCAGTTAAGAAAGGAATCAAAAATCTCTGAAAAAATAGTGATTACACAATTCACCAATGAAGATGATGAGGAATATGAAGGAACTGTAGGAGCAGTGGAGGGTTTTGAAGCTCAAATTGAATTAAAAGCAGACCTAGCTGACCTCATAAATAAAATGAAAGCCTTTGATGTTTCGTTAGATGACTTAATTAAGGAGGCACCAAAGCATAAAAAGACAAGAGCTACAGCCATCAAAATAGGACGATATATCTATATGACTCCTAATTTAAAGGAAAAGTTTTTAAAAACGAAAACCCTTCCAATAACAGAAATAACAAAAGTACTACATATATCTAAGAAAGTAATTCAAGGAAGTCGTAAGTTTATTATTGCTGTTATATTGATTCTAGAAAGTGATTTGGATACATTGAAGGAATATCTTTGGACAACAGAAGGGAGGGAACAAAATGATGTATAAGGGCTGTATAATTGAGGTTAGAAAAGAGACAATGATTGTAATGACCAGCGATTGTGACTTTTGTGAGATGCAAAAAAGGCAGGCTGTAGAGGAAGGAATGGAAATTGAGTTTCATAGGAGGGAGATTATATCACCTAAGCCTAGGACCTTTGCTTCCTTTCCATTAGTAGCTGCTGCAATTATTTTATTCTTTATTACTTCTATTTATGGGTTTCATTATTGGGACATAATGAATCAATCGGTGGCAATGGTTACTGTCGATATAAATCCTAGTATTCAATTGGAAATAAACCACAAAAACCAAGTTCTGCATGTCTTAGCCCTCAATGAAGAGGCTAAAGCCTTACCTTTATCCTCCTTAAAGAAAAAATCCCTAGAAGAGGCTTTGGATATAGTTTTACAAGAGGCTAGGAACAAGGGGTATATCCTTCATGAAGAAGAAAATTATATTCTAGTGACAAGTGTTGCCTTAAAGGAAGATAAAGAGAATAATATAGAGCTTGTTAACATATTAGAAAAAGCAAAGGAAAAAATGGAAGAAAAGGCATCACAGGAGGGGGAAATAGTCTGGGTCATTAACCAGCAGGCCAATAGGGCTACCTTAATAAAAGCAGAGGAAGAAAACATCTCTGTAGGTAAGCTAAAACTTTATGAAGCATTGCAGGCCATTAGCGATAGTGAAGTCAATTTAGAGGAAATAAGAAATACCAAAGTTAAAGAGTTAATTAAAATAAAAGATGATTTAAAAATAAAAAAGGAACATCCGGTGTTTAAAGAGCATCCAGGTAACAAAGACAATGTAGAATCATCAAAGGATCATAAGGAGCACCCAGTGTTTCAACAGCATCCAGGTAATAAAAAAAGAAATGATGAATCCATTATACCTATAAAGCAACATCCAATATTTCAACAACATCCTGGACAAGGGAAAAAAATAAAAAAGATTGAAATCAATAAAAATGCTAGAGAGTAAATTTATTTTCTAGCATTTTCAATTTTTTTGAAAATACATACCTAAATTTTACATTTTCCACGTATTGTATAGTAGATAATATTAAAGGAGGTTACAAATAAATGAAAAAGAAGTTAGCAGGAATATTGGTGTTAGTGATGGTTCTTACTGTTATGGTATCTACGGCAGCAGCCTTTACCCCCCCAGGATTAGAAAAAAAAGGTGGTTTGCCTCCAGGAATTCAAAAAAGGTTTTTGGATGGATTTCTAGATAAAAAGCAAGTTGAATTAATAGGCAGGGAGTATGATGAAGTAGTTATTAAAGCTATTGATAGAGGGGATAGAAGAATTGGTATTGAAGAGGGTACAGCAAAAATTTCCCTATTGGTATCCGATAAGGTTAAAATTTATATGGAAGAAAAAACTATTGATTTCAAGGATCTTCAAGTAAATGATATGGTATATTTGAAGCTGGACAAAGATAACACAGTTACAGAAATCAAGGTTATTGAAGAAAACAAAGATAATATAAGAGCTACAATACAAGGAGCCATTGTCAGAAGGGTGGATATTGAAG includes:
- a CDS encoding TrkH family potassium uptake protein; this encodes MQSKIKSRFNLTYAKLSAIGFIIIIIIGAILLSLPISSKSGEVTPFINALFTATSATTVTGLVVYDTYSHFSPFGQSVILVLIQIGGLGFMIIATMFLLVLRKKIGIRERSFLKESVNTIHIGGVVRLAKHILVGTILLEGIGTIILSIKFSSEMGVKAGIFNGVFHSVSAFNNAGFDLMGRYEAYSSLTKYSSDTVVNITIMTLIVIGGIGFVVWEDIYKNKHRFQKYQLHSKIVLFTTALLIICSAIAFYVLERNNLLADTGVKETILSSFFQAITPRTAGFNTMDTASLSEGSKLLTMILMIIGGSSGSTAGGIKTTTFIITILSVISLVRHSNDLNIFGRRLEDNILKRAYSIITIYITGAFIGMLFISLIQPELALSDIAFEVLSATGTVGMSTGITRQLNVLSRFIVIILMFCGRIGSLAVVMAVAENKNNVIVKNPLEKIVIG
- a CDS encoding potassium channel family protein, whose translation is MIVRKKSILIIGVGRFGRYLALKFVELGNEVMVVDQREERISDLISMVTSAQIGDCTNVEVLRSLGVSNFDICFVCMGANFQSSIEITYQLKELGAGYVIAKTNREIHEKFLLRNGADEVVYPEKESANKAAVRLSADNVFDYIELTPEYCIFEIPPLDSWIGKTIAQVAVRVKYKINILATKNNERVFPLPGADHVFKKEEHLIVAGNRADIMQLLKKF
- a CDS encoding sensor histidine kinase: MVITISTILSLFLGNFGIGKESIIMVFLVGALVVTVITKGYFYGIFASIISVLIFNYFFTEPIHTFITYDTNDVILMVSFLGVSLISGTMTKRFQKQLLIAQQNEHTAILLYKITKGFLNITGQKNIIIQGIDYIYQNTHYNSRVLLLETGETYTDEHRKFITDKMTTMKIPIRGLTKKLGVMEIAYSKENFSFEHELLIKTVVTQMGLSLDREFIYNERENIRIAMEREKMHSNLLRAISHDLRTPLTGIVGASGVILENLDQLDKCNIEKLVSGINEEAIWLNSLVENILNMTRISEGKLIIQKNYEVVDDVVYEAIRHINNLAKTRNIVVSVPDEIVTLLIDGKLIVQVLINLLDNAIKHTEDNCSIFVHVYTEGDMVIFEVADNGDGIDESIRNSLFNSFVTISSNIIDDKRGIGLGLAICKAIVEAHGGSISVGKAVEGGALFTFKLPQAGGE
- a CDS encoding response regulator, which encodes MEENLKILIIEDDKYILNFISLSLKTSGYTFEIAKSGMEGISLFYSHHPDIILLDLGLPDIDGIDIIKSIRMISQVPILVVSARGQENEKIAALDAGADDYITKPFHMGELMARIRVVERKLKKTKQPENIEIFEMDYLTIDYEKRMVLVDDNEVHLTPIEYKLLLLLVANKGKVLTHNYILKEVWGYGETGDSKSIRVFMANLRRKIEKDTASPRFILTEVGVGYRFANE
- the codB gene encoding cytosine permease codes for the protein MTNKCQDHDYALQTVPQEGKKGFLSMFAIMLGFTFFSASMWTGGTLGTSLNIKTFIGAVLLGNLILGIYTSSLAYIASKTGLSTHLLARYSFGEKGSYLVSFLLGITQVGWFGVGVAMFALPVEKVTGINVHLLIFLAGILMTATAYFGIKTLMILSIIAVPSIASLGGYSVWQAVESVGGINELLAIEPKEVMGLATALTLCIGSFISGGTLTPDFTRFAKNTKVGVLTTGVAFFMGNSLMFIFGAIGAAVTGQADISEVMFIQGLILPAIIILGFNIWTTNDNALYASGLGFSNITKIAKNKIVIVNGLIGTAGAMFLYNNFVGWLTFLGSFIPSIGGIIIADYFFVNREKYDTFEEEGFETVNKYAIGAWVLGVLAARFVPGIPPLNAVVVSALGYIAITKLTKANTVKDTKVEINTATGN
- a CDS encoding cytosine deaminase gives rise to the protein MLIKNARQHNVEDVIDILIQDGKITKIHNNIEIEGEEVIDAKGGLVLPPFVEPHIHLDTTLTAGEPKWNESGTLFEGIERWGERKEQLTREDVKRRAKKALEWQIANGIQYVRTHVDVTDPQLTALRAMVEVREEMKEYITLQIVAFPQEGILSYPNGLELLEEAIKLGADVIGAIPHFEFTREYGVASIEKVFQLAEKYNCLIDVHCDEIDDEQSRFIEVVATKAYEYQMGERVTASHTTAMHSYNNAYTYKLFRLLKLSGINFVANPLVNIHLQGRFDTYPKRRGITRVKELLEAGINVGFGHDDIFDPWYPLGTGNMLQVLHMGLHLCQMMGYSEINRSIDMITTNSAKILNIIDEYGIEEGKPGNLIILPAENGYDAIRRQVSVLYSIRGGKVIAQTTPSTTIIKLGDKENIIDFTK
- the sigI gene encoding RNA polymerase sigma-I factor; this translates as MPKLLNFFKKKRTIEERVKKIQQGDGEEKERLIKEYIPFIMKTLSNQLNRYVDMENDDVFSIGLMAFNESIDKYEEGKGNFLTFASVVIKNRVIDQLRKESKISEKIVITQFTNEDDEEYEGTVGAVEGFEAQIELKADLADLINKMKAFDVSLDDLIKEAPKHKKTRATAIKIGRYIYMTPNLKEKFLKTKTLPITEITKVLHISKKVIQGSRKFIIAVILILESDLDTLKEYLWTTEGREQNDV
- a CDS encoding anti-sigma factor domain-containing protein, with the protein product MMYKGCIIEVRKETMIVMTSDCDFCEMQKRQAVEEGMEIEFHRREIISPKPRTFASFPLVAAAIILFFITSIYGFHYWDIMNQSVAMVTVDINPSIQLEINHKNQVLHVLALNEEAKALPLSSLKKKSLEEALDIVLQEARNKGYILHEEENYILVTSVALKEDKENNIELVNILEKAKEKMEEKASQEGEIVWVINQQANRATLIKAEEENISVGKLKLYEALQAISDSEVNLEEIRNTKVKELIKIKDDLKIKKEHPVFKEHPGNKDNVESSKDHKEHPVFQQHPGNKKRNDESIIPIKQHPIFQQHPGQGKKIKKIEINKNARE